In Malassezia japonica chromosome 2, complete sequence, one DNA window encodes the following:
- the RPA49 gene encoding DNA-directed RNA polymerase I subunit rpa49 (COG:K; BUSCO:EOG09262BVA; EggNog:ENOG503P0GY), with amino-acid sequence MAGAKDGSSKRRAKDAEMDTSAKKKAKTQENSDSGKAVVHVQDKDAPLGTVLASFGEFQPGTSTDFSLYHASDSGEDNGAATMKDGLLVTGETPTVQYLSTNWDLGASSSAPPALRRDTRGYSGEYLLGVYDKKTQQVTLRAVPVFTLNRSVKALADVSASALRSAADGLDYSRARRDLGEAFGNKKQKQAARNMDRMKVNTENMDSVLEHVASGIDESVASLPTESELAAALNASRALPQANVDAEDPADVYALDTLLPPTVRKALGTKALLACQSQSELSKALRMLPQPSPWLLPRLWSVVQTAQNDGAASKAAELVRVGYYLALLLSFRRNARSIGKSGDESGMLLAQKMRVPDREKEVLMDDLLSRFAEKARGSQKPVMTATTETKLFAHILVLALHLDEFSVAPQPLAQELSVPTQRYTQHEVDDDQVVTQQVKRWRLKVPVVFPQQRKRGPPRR; translated from the exons ATGGCAGGTGCCAAGGACGGCTCGTCGAAGCGCCGTGCAAAGGACGCCGAGATGGATACCTCCGCGAAGAAGAAGGCCAAGACGCAGGAAAATTCGGATAGCGGCAAGGCGGTGGTGCATGTGCAGGATaaggacgcgccgctcggcacggtccTCGCCTCCTTTGGCGAGTTCCAGCCAGGGACCTCGACCGACTTTTCTCTGTACCACGCCTCGGACAGCGGCGAGGACaacggcgcggcgaccatGAAGGATGGCCTGCTTGTCACGGGCGAGACGCCGACGGTGCAGTACCTCTCGACCAACTGGGACctcggcgcatcgtcgagcgctccgccggcgctgcgccgcgacacgcGTGGCTACTCGGGCGAGTATCTGCTCGGTGTGTACGACAAAAAGACGCAGCAGGTaacgctgcgtgcggtgcCTGTCTTTACGCTCAACCGGTCGGTCAAGGCGCTGGCGGACGtgagcgcatcggcgctgcgcagcgccgccgacggcctcgACTACTcgcgggcgcgccgcgacctggGCGAGGCGTTCGGCAACAAGAAGCAGAagcaggccgcgcgcaaCATGGACCGGATGAAGGTCAACACGGAGAATATGGAcagcgtgctcgagcacgttgCGAGCGGCATCGACGAGTCGGTCGCGAGCCTGCCGACCGAgagcgagctcgcggcggcgctcaacgcgagccgcgcgctgccCCAGGCGAATGTCGATGCAGAGGACCCCGCCGACGTgtacgcgctcgacacgctcctgccgccgacggtgcgcaaggcgctcggtaccaaggcgctgcttgcCTGCCAGTCGCAGTCGGAGCTCagcaaggcgctgcgcatgcttCCGCAGCCCTCGCCGTGGCTCCTTCCGCGCCTCTGGAGTGTGGTGCAAACCGCACAgaacgacggcgcggcgtccaaggccgccgagctggtCCGCGTGGGCTACTAcctggcgctcctcctgTCCTTCCGTCGCAACGCGCGCAGCATCGGCAAGAGCGGCGACGAAAGCGGCATGCTGCTTGCACAAAAGATGCGCGTGCCGGACCGCGAGAAGGAGGTCCTGATGGACGACCTCTTGTCACGCTTTGCCGAGAAAGCGCGCGGATCGCAAAA ACCGGTGATGACGGCGACGACCGAGACCAAGCTCTTTGCTCATATCCtggtgctcgcgctgcacctggACGAGTTCAGCGTCGCTCCACAGCCTCTAGCGCAGGAACTGAGTGTGCCTACACAACGGTAC ACACAGcacgaggtcgacgacgaccaggTCGTCACGCAGCAAGTCAAGCGCTGGCGCCTCAAGGTCCCCGTCGTCTTCCCCCAGCAGCGGAAACGCggaccgcctcgccgctAG